One window of Metopolophium dirhodum isolate CAU chromosome 3, ASM1992520v1, whole genome shotgun sequence genomic DNA carries:
- the LOC132941531 gene encoding WD repeat-containing protein 48, with protein sequence MSTLHKNCLAQPGRKKVQISFVIRDEEERRHRAGINSLQLDSKQGILYSAGRDGIIRQWDVRDNVEATYLRSLEHHTDWVNDIVLCCGGNYLISASSDTTVKLWGLRKENTCLSTLRTHKDYVRALAYARDKEVVASAGLDKTIFMWDVNMLTTLTTTNNTVTTASLPGSKNSIYSLAMNNSGTVLISGSTEKVLRVWDTRTSDCMMKLIGHTDNVKALVVNRDGTQCLSGSSDGTIKLWSLGQQQCIQTLRIHKEGVWALAATENFSHVVSGGRDKKIYMTDLKNPNRVQLICNETAPVVKMVTTPDMSAIWVATSESSINCWKLRKSDETADFEDVPTVPYNQEPFRTLKGAAAIRKYHVLNDKRTILTQDTEKNVAVYDVLKASKLQDLGEVDFDDEIKKRHRIIFIPNWFSVDLKTGMLTIHLGQDENDCFAAWVSAKEAGINVTDDNLRVNYGNRMLRSLLENWLNRIQTDHGSSDGAQSTEVNAQTKLDSQCCRIPKHTPLMISEVGGRCLYRMLVSQAGDENDVSILNETIPAWVMNVIVEKSIPKALKISFYLVPLSNTCIRPVKNGTLRPSRDRLVANDFIQVQKIAEYIHEKLSENDGSGPYNKTSDCISNHLQGNTPEKNFELSCNDQILSPTMDLRTLKHFIWKSSADLTIYFKAKH encoded by the exons ATGAGTACTTTACATAAAAATTGTCTTGCACAGCCTGGACGTAAAAAAGTTCAA atttcaTTTGTTATACGTGATGAAGAAGAACGTAGACATAGAGCTGGTATCAATTCCTTACAATTGGATTCTAAACAAGGAATTTTATATTCAGCCGGTCGAGATGGCATAATACGGCAATGGGATGTCCGAGATAATGTTGAAGCCACATATTTACGGTCTTTGGAACATCATACTGACTGGGTTAATGATATTGTACTATGTTGCGGTGGAAATTATT TGATTTCTGCAAGTTCAGATACCACTGTTAAATTATGGGGACTTCGGAAAGAAAATACTTGTTTATCAACCTTGCGAACTCATAAAGATTATGTTCGAGCTTTAGCATATGCTCGTGATAAAGAAGTGGTCGCATCAGCTGGGTTAGATAAAACAATATTCATGTGGGATGTTAATATGTTGACTACTTTAACTACTACTAATAATACTGTAACAA cGGCTTCCCTGCCTGGTAGCAAAAACTCTATTTACAGTCTGGCAATGAACAATAGTGGTACAGTTTTAATTAGTGGAAGCACAGAAAAAGTTTTACGAGTGTGGGACACAAGGACAAGTGACTGTATGATGAAATTGATAGGTCACACAGACAACGTAAAAGCTTTGGTTGTAAATCGTGATGGTACCCAATGCCTATCGGGTAGCTCTGATGGAACTATTAAACTATGGTCTCTAGGACAACAACAATGCATTCAAACTCTAAGAATTCATAAAGAAGGAGTTTGGGCATTagca GCAACTGAAAATTTTTCCCATGTCGTATCTGGTGGtcgtgataaaaaaatttatatgacAGATTTAAAAAATCCTAATAGAGTTCAGCTTATATGCAATGAGACAGCTCCAGTTGTAAAAATGGTTACAACACCTGATATGAGTGCTATTTGGGTAGCCACATCCGAATCCTCTATTAATTGCTGG aAATTAAGAAAAAGTGATGAAACAGCTGATTTTGAAGATGTCCCAACAGTACCATATAATCAAGAACCATTTAGGACACTTAAAGGAGCTGCTGCTATACGAAAATACCATGTACTGAATGATAAACGAACTATACTGACACAGGACACAGAAAAGAATGTTGCAGTTTATGATGTCCTTAAG GCTTCTAAACTTCAAGATTTAGGGGAAGTCGATTTtgatgatgaaataaaaaaaagacatcgtataatatttataccaaacTGGTTTAGTGTTGATTTGAAAACAggg atGCTAACAATTCACTTGGGACAAGATGAAAACGATTGTTTTGCAGCTTGGGTTTCTGCTAAAGAAGCAGGAATTAATGTCACGGATGATAACTTAAGAG taaattatggCAATCGGATGTTGCGATCACTATTAGAAAATTGGCTTAATCGCATTCAAACAGATCATGGGTCTTCTGATGGAGCCCAGTCTACTGAAGTCAATGCTCAGACAAAACTAGATTCTCAGTGTTGTAGAATTCCTAAACATACACCACTTATGATAAGTGAAGTTGGTGGTCGGTGTCTATATAGGATGTTAGTTAGCCAGGCCGGAGATGAAAATgatgtttcaattttaaacgAAACTATTCCCGCATGGGTTATGAATGTTATCGTTGAAAAAAGTATACCTAAAGCCCTCAAGATATCGTTTTATCTTGTGCCACTATCAAATACATGCATTAGGCCTGTAAAAAA tgGAACTCTTCGACCTAGTAGAGATCGCTTAGTGGCAAATGACTTTATTCAAGTCCAGAAAATAGCTGAGTATATCCATGAAAAGTTGTCTGAAAATGATGGAAGTGGTCCTTATAACAAAACCTCAGACTGCATAAGCAATCATCTACAAGGAAATACACCTGAGAAAAATTTTGAACTAAGCTGTAATGATCAAATACTTTCTCCTACAATGGATTTAAGGACTTTGAAACATTTCATTTGGAAATCTTCAGCTGATTTAACAATATACTTCAAGGCCAaacattaa